CTGTGTGTGTACGTGTGTATGTGTATTCAGTATTGACAAATGACATTGTCATTTGACAGTAAATTACGTTTGTAATTTTTGATCACATTGTTGTGATGTGAATGTGGTTTTGTTGCTGTTGTATTTAGGTTGTAAATAAGAAAATAGATATTATTGATTACCATCATTTGCCCATTGGCATTATTGCCGATCGATCACAATAAATATAgttataaaatttaaaatagtaaagaaaaaattacgCAGTCTCACATGCCCACGATGATTCGTCTCGGCCtgggggtggagggggggggggggggctattaatatatatattgatTTATATAATTTATGTTCATGCTTTCATTCATGGCTTTACAAATCTATTGTTTATCATGTTTTCTTTACTGCTTTAAAATGACTaaactattgttttatttttctctttgtTGCAGAGTGGTGACCATCAAAAAACAAGATGTTTATTGTAAATTGGTTCACAGATTTTCTTAGTTATGTTGGTAAGTTAACAAAAGTCTAAATTAATAgagtgttttaatttttaagacGTTACAAATTTAGTTTGCATTTGACTTTGAAGTTTTCATGACAACATTGAtttccatcttgtttttaataaactgcATTTTCGGCAATATGTCAAATAAGTTTGCTCCATTGCCTTACAATTACATATCTAATTTGAACAGTTCTTTGCCAACATAATGCCCACGTCTATTAATACTGTGCTCCCCTTTAAAACATGTTAGGTGTATCTGTGCTAGAAGTACCAGCATGAAAAACAAGTGTTGTTCCAGAATGAAAATAACCATCTGCCCATGCATAAAAAGTAACTAGCGTTTGGGCATTTGTAATAAATCCAATAGAAAAGATCACGACTCCAATATCAGCCTCATTTACATGTAACTGTAGATTTCTTAACTCTGTCTATTTTCATTTCTATTCTTTGTAGCCTTTGTGTACACCCACAATCATGGTTACACTCTTTGTTACAAAGACACAAAATGAAGAGTATTAAGTAACTCTTCGCAGATCTAGTGTTCGACAAACTCAAGCACAAGCTTTTATTCATCATTTACACAGCGCTTTTTATAGACATAAATAGCATTGAGATAACCGCTAAACCTTGTTTAACATTTCCCTCCTTTGCTTGTCCAGGTCTATGGAAGAAAAGTGGCAAGCTTGTATTTCTTGGTCTAGACAATGCTGGGAAGACGACGTTACTACACATGCTGAAGGATGGCAGGAtggcacagcatgttccaacgTTACATCCAAGTAAGTGTACTAACCTTCCTACAATCGGTGCCTTTTTGTAACAAGTTGATACACCATTTGAAACTATTCAagtgaatggttttgaatgctATGATAGCTGTGCACACAGTTTGTTCCccaaatggttttgaatggtggtGCAGCTGGTACAGAATCCTATGAGGATTGTTTTAAGTGGTGCATCAAGGATGTCATGACTGAGTGATACCAGGCGGTGTGGGGGTGACCAATCTGTCCCTGGCTACACTATGTCATAGGCACTACAGGATTTGCTAAACAGCTTGCTGACCATCTGAAACCATTTGACTATGGTAATGCACACAGGTACAGTGTATGCACAGCTCAAAACCATCTGAATGCATCATCAACCCTGCTCAAATGGTACTGCcatgtgtgtacaaaaacgATGGGGTTGTAAACGTTAGtgaattttgaatggttttgaatggtgtatcAGTAGGAGGGCTAACGGCCCTTTTCGAAATTAAGGCCAGAGGTctattttcacaaagagtcaggacTTGTTCTAACTTACGACCAGTTCATGCATGGTGAGTGTGACCGACTAATCACTGCATGTCGGTAGTCCCTGCGCACTCCACACAAGGAGAGTGTGGAGATCATGGTAGTCATTGTGTTGGCCTATACCCCAGGCCTGCATGCGTCATGTTTGATGGGGCAGatcaccaaggcattttctccttggtaaagggggtACACTGTACCCCATGAGGAAattggcaatgaccaggggtcgatttcacaaagagttaggactagttttaacttaggactagtcctaggagatatacaaattacatggatagtcctaagttaggacgagtaactggtcctaactcgagataagactagtcctaactctttgtgaaatccaccccagggcaatgaccaagggggcatggagcaaatcgcctttgttgcctccgtgaagtatcaggcctgtttaCCCAATACATTCCACCGTGTTTCTAAGACTTATTCCATTGTTATTTCATTCAACCACAGCATCAGAATCGCTTAGCATGGGATCGTTATCATTCACAACCTTTGACCTCGGAGGTCACTCCCAGGCACGCCGAGTCTGGAAGGATTACCTACCAGCGATTGATGGAATTGTTTTCCTCATAGACGCAGCAGACCCTCAAAGATTCGCAGAGGCCAAAGCAGAACTCGATGTAAGTTGTCATGATCAAAGGCAAAGTAGGCCTGTGGCTGCACATGGAACTATGAACTATGAACTCTGAACTATGACCCCTCAAccagttactgcatgcgcaTGCCCTCCCCTCATGGCTGACAGGGGAAAGTTCATAATTCTGTGCACAGCCAAATGCCTGCTTCTATTTATTGTTGTGCTCTTAAAGATCAGCTTGAGAGGAGAGCCTCTagacaggaactgtgtttctttAAGGCAATCCTTCAGGCTGcagctgtttctttttccttcCTCTGTATTTAAATTGCTCATGTTGCtgcattttttaatgtttttacctAATTAATGTGCATTATTGAACttcaaatataaaatataaatatgttGAGACAGCCCCTTTAACTTGTGAAACCACTGTTTTGAGTgctgattgattttttttacaaagtaaaCATGTGAATATATTATATTGATTTTTATCCCTCAGAATGCACTGGTAcagttaatattaataaaagaattttttcatgtaaatctgcTGGTGGCTGTATTATATGTAACTTGCTTTTGTACACAGGAAGGTCCGGTTTGGTTTAAAGCTAAGGGCCACCAGCattctcccttaacagtggttCCCTGGCCAAAAATGTCAGTTGAAAGAcccgaggaccagtcaaaagtcacaccaactggtccggctggcAAGTTCAGTGTTAAATAGCATTCTTATTTCATTTGAAGTATTGACAAATCGACAAAGCTGAAGGAGtaatgaaatgacaagctagCTGGTCCTGCTTGCTAGACACTGAAAAAGTTAAGAGCAAAACCTGTGTCCACCCTTCCAACTTGATTTCCCGGTTCAATTCCAACTGGGGGCACTATATGGAGTGTTGTTTTAGCCCCTATCTGACAGCATGGGCTTTCCCAGAAAAAAATTCCTCGGGATTTTCCACCACATTTTAAACTTAAACTTTCTTCCTTACCTCTTCTCAtttggttcttggctagtacagtgattaaataCACTTTTCTgaaagtccttggcttcacaacacgaattaataaattaaattaaattttaatttttcttgatCCTTTCCAGAGTCTCATGACGGATGAGATGGTCGCGAACGCTCCCATCGTGATTCTCGGGAACAAAATTGACATGCCCACAGCTTGCAGTGAAGATCATATAAGGAATTGTTTCGGACTTATTCAACAGACAACAGGGAAGGTAAGCTGATCAAGCCCTATCTACAAATaaagttttttctttaaaggaaactaaacctttggtttttggaaccggtCTGTTGTTTTTATCCTACATCAATGTAGATATTATACAATATTAATAACCTTTATTGCTCAAATCAATAAGTTTTGATTCAGTGGCTAGATGACagatacttattctagtcattgtgaattcAGCGgatagcttggtaggattcaaacccacaaccttatgATTACAAGTCCCTAAGGGACGgattacaggaacacgttgccttggatcggttgagttggtctttgaaaagcatttgtaaccgtttgttacgaaAAGCATAtaattagaaatatattttaaaagtagaatataaagatatacaagtatcactcgcgtggtttttgcgaatttgcgtggttttccttttacctcgtcgactaacacggtcggccatttatgggagtcaaatgtttgactcccataaatggctgacagtgttagtttgcaaagtaaaaggaaaaccacgcaattgcgaggccatattcattttatagccaaacggttacaaatgcttttcaaagaccaactcgaccgatccaaggcaacatattCCTTTAATGTCAAACCTAAAGGAAGTCTTTTCTATTCTTTGTCTCGTTTAACAGGGGAATGTACCACAAAGAGATTTGCCAGGGCGCCCTCTGGAGTTGTTCATGTGCAGCGTTTTGAAGCAACAAGGTTACGGCGACGCCTTCAAATGGTTGGCGCAGTACATATAACACGCGGATCTAGGATTTAAGTAGTGGATTTTGTAAGTTAACCAATAAACTGTATGAACGGTAACAACCAGCGTGACCATAATTGGAGACTGTGCTTCGATGCTCGATGCTTCCGACACCTGTTGGTCCCCCGATGTCCCAGACACCAACGTCGACTGGATCGGAGGGTCAACTTTAAAAACGGAACCAAGCTAAACAGTCTCTGTATTCTGATCAAAAGGTGCggattatttacaaaaaagacTGActgaataattatattttaaaaagcaaGAGGAGTGGCGGAAGGAAGATGATGTTCAACAAATTGGACAGTGGCGATCAACGAGTTTCCTGGAAATAATTTTGAATTGCCTGATAATTTCACCTCCCCCCCTCTTAAATTATCTCTTCGTGTAACTTCAGACGGCGGGGATAACTTTCACACCAATCATTTTAATCGTCGTCTTGACTGCTTCTTGGCCTTAAATGCACTGCTCCGATCCTacctttttaaaagcaaatccGCTACAGAGATTTCGCAAGTCGGATACGAATGTCTAAATGGAAGGTAACCCCGCCAGGGACAAGTCCGCATGATGACACGTAACATGAAAAGTGCTTCCTTTATTCATCTTGAAGTGATCCCCTACGAAGGCTTGGATAGTTTTTCGGCTTCTGAGCGGCCGTCTAATTTGAACCGATCGCTACTTCTtcagaaagaaaataataatcatgTCGCCATGCTATCTCCTGAGATATTGATACAAGAAAAACGGCAGCATCTCTACTAACATCTCTCCCTAACATTTGTTGTCTAACAACACACTTCCTCCCTCTCTTTATAGTAGTATGAATTTCAAAACCAAATTTTAGTGGATGGAAAGATTTAACAGAGTAATAACGACGCCAGATGTGTGATCATTATTTTGTAGTTCCGGTTAAATATATCCGAGCTGGATTCTATTTATACTGCAGATATATATGAATATCGACATTGTCAGTTAAGAATTAGACAtaatttttttgctaaaaatgtgAAAAGCAACTTTCTTGTCGATTCTTATTTCGACAGTACATTGTATCACTACAGGTGTATAAGTGTTGATTGTTGGTACAGCTTAGAAACAACCCACAACACCCACAgctattgctgtggtgccctgtgcttttgttttggtgccctttgcaaagttccaacacAAATGAAAAATTTTCCTTAAAGAAGTGTCCCTTACCAGAGGGACATTGCTGTGACCCCTACAGAGcattatttcaaggcctgtagctgggataaaaaataataataaaatatgtaTGTGTCTGACACTCAACACATTGGCCAAACCACAGAAAAGTTGCGCTCAATAGGAGAAAAAATAAAGCTTCAAACAGCAGaaacagtttaccagccaaaattgcatGTAATGTTAAAttttgactggtaccctgcagTTTTTATCAGtgaagatgtttttgttttgttttgggggaatttttgttttaaagttcgGCATACATGTAGGCTCTTACTAAACTGGGCCACTCGGCTAAATATTATTAACAATAACAGTGAACTCATAATATTTGTACGTATTTCGTTTTGTATGTGGTGTTCTATGCACTCTGTTTATCAGTGAAAAGTTCAGCATTTGTCATATTATCTTATTTACAATCAACTTGAATTTTTGGAAGCATCTGAATCTCAATTGTCCCCATTCTATCTTTATCCCGTACTtggtacaaagacaaacttTTGGTAAAGTTGCGTCAAAGTTCAACCTGTGTTTAAAAGCGTGAAACAATGTTTACCACGGTCAAGTAGGacattttatcaaaatatgTATACTTTGACCTCCTTCACACCCAAATGTGGAAGTGTGCCAACTGTTTGACTAACCACCATTTGCAAGAATCATGTTAGAGGTAAAGATAACATGAACTGTTAACATTTGTTGACTTTAGGAACAACTAGGACATTCATGTAAACAGGATAAACATCGCTTTGACCTTCAACCCTCATGATGTAAGCAGTTTTAAGAATTTGggaccagggcctaatttcatagcactgcttaacggtaagcaaatttgcgtgcttactgtaacagaaaaatttgcttatgccttagcgtatttcacaggttagcagaaaaattgggagGCCATATTGTGTGTTTACCTTGGatatttgcattgtgacgtcgtTTATTTtcatgcggtaagcaccggaagtttagcatgccttttcgtgtgctaacagttagcagtgctatgaaatagaaattgcacagtaagcacaacattggccgctaagcagcgcgatgaaattgggtccaggtgaGCCCACTATTCCAATACCTTTAAAGAACAATTATTGTTTACTGTAAACTTGATTGGCCTTATTAATATTTATGTTGTCAAACCCAAATATATAGAGTAGAATATTTTATATTTACGAGTAGGTTTCAGTTATCAAGTTCTAAGTCCCAATTAAAAACCAAAGTATTGGAGGTTTATGATCAGCCATAATCAACAGGTTTGTCATGCAGAGAAAAGAGGAAAAAGCATGCCTGTGACGCCATCACTAAATGCATTTTGAGTCTGAGAACGgttttattgtatgtatttattattgttatcatacATGTAGATCCAATTGTACTCATGAACTTTCATGTCAACAAAAGTGTAAGTTCTGAATTCAGAACAGAAAATTCAACTGCCAGTACATTTCACTCAAACATTAATTAACATTAACAAGTGAAAAAAACAGGGATATctaaaatgctttttaaagtCTACTAATTTACTGtattagtttgttttttgttttgatttgtttgaatttttcgttattttttttcttcttaaagtacatttattatattatgtataataacaaaaatggcATGTTGCCAATTCGGATTGGTATAATAAAATGTCAGTAATAATtattgcaaattattttgttgtttacttttattattctgttgtttgtgtacatttagTTTGCAGAGCATATTATATATAATGTTGATCATTTTAAATAGTCAAATCATAACATTAAAATCATTTAGCAATTGAACATTGTCTAacctccgcccccccccccggctTTACGAATTAATAATCCAAATTCCCCGCCCACCCGCAAACAAAAGGTTTACCACCACAAAAGTTGTATAGCGCCCCCACGTGTTTGTCCATCAGTTTTTACTCATTTGCATGTCTGGCAACCGGACTGGCAATCGGTGAATAACTATATAATTGACTGCAGACACCAGACTGAGACCGAAAGAGCAAACAAAGTCTCGTGCGTCAAGTATTGTCAAATTTGGACGTGTTGAAGCTTGTTGTCTGCGAggttaaaaaagaacaaaatatcgCCGAAATATAATTTTCTGCTACAAAATGAGTAAACGCAAAGCTCCTCAGAACGAAAATCCAAACCAAGAACTGGTTGACGTCATCTCAGGTATGTATTGACAAATTTCTCTTTCATTTATCAATCTTTTCTTTGTGCTTGTTGACTTTCTGTTTCACCACTTCAGTTCTGTCACTTTTTTGTATCGTCTGCTCGCTCAGTTTTACGTTGTACGTGTTTAACCTATTTCGTGAGAAAATTAATTTGGtgttaaaatgtaacaaaacatTGAACATGAGTTGAGTGAAAGATGTGAATGTTGACATTGacattcttttcttttgtttcgttaattttaatcaattttgttttgaattctTCTGATATGAATCTGAATCTGACTTTTTGAATTGTTAACCCACTTAGTTATAAAAcatataaaattaaaagaatgaatggaaaagtttccgtatggcgccaccactttttcattcgatatgaaatattatAGTATCTAAtatacctcaatgagatatccctttttgtaaaaaaagggtGCAATCCGAATGAATTGCACTTTGACTTCGCTTGCAGTTTGCACTTTTTTTGCAGTTGCACTCATATTATGCTCGCAAAGGTTTTCgtgtggcgccaccactttttcattcaatatgaaataatataggtaTAGTGTCTCATTTACCTCAAGAAGTCAATGAGATATCCCATTTGTGTATTTACTACTAGTACTataattattacatttttttgtgaaaaagtggtggcgcggCGTCATACAACAAATTATCCGCCGACCTTTCACTGGTCAGTGTCAGTCTCACTTCAGCAGGGAAAACTTTTCGTATCCTGCcagtgccaccactttttcactaatctTGTTACAAATAAAGCAAAGCCAAAAGTGTCAATAATATTCTCCGCATGcatgacattttaaaagtttgttgtaTCAATAATACCAACTTGTATTTTGCAGAACTGGCAAACTATGAAAAGAATGTGACTAGACAGATGCATAAGTACAATGCTTATCGCAAGGCTGCCAGTATCATTGCTAAGCATccagagaaaataaaaagtggAAAAGATGCACAGAAACTGGTGAGTATAGCCGTCCCCATGGGTACACAAAATCTaaactcaggcctgatacttcacagaggcaacataGGCGATTGCTCCCATTGTGTAGCCCTGAAAtattccagtagaaattaactgTTTCCTCCACAATGCCCtctaccaagaagaaaatgccatGGTTCCCTTGCCCTTTCTTGCAGAAGACCGGGCAATGAGAGCCAACACTGAAGGGGGCACTGGGGCCCCAACGAGATTTGGCTGGGATAGTAGCTCTAGCAATGCATAGGTCgtgagtttgaatcctacccgaatgatttgcctgtggatgatacacacatcgatgtatgtaAGGGTAAAAGCAGATAATAAGATTGCTTTTTCCTATTTTAGAATGGAGTCGGAGATAAAATCGGCAAGAAGATTGATGAGATTTTGGCGACTGGAAAACTGCAGAAACTGGAGAAGATCCGAGCAGATGACACGAGTGTAGCTATTAATCTAATGACAAGGGTGACTGGGATTGGGTAAGTCTGAGCTGAGCAGGCATGGAATTTAATCTTTGAGGGAGGGCAGGACCATTTTCATGTTGCCAAGGGCACCATTTGGATAATCTTAAATGCAAGGGGGGCCAAGACCACGGCCAAGACCAGGCATCAGAGGCCATGGCAGAAACTGCAGAAAAGGGGGCACTTCAGACTAAATAATTTTTAAGGATGCTTATTGCAAAATGCTTGCTACCATACCATCTCGATATCAAGTAGGTTTTCAGATAAACATAACACAATTTCTTTGTCAATCATTgcatttttgttaatattttattgcAGACCAGCCGCTGCCAGAAAGTTGGTTGATGAAGGAATAACAACAATTGAAGGTAACtcataaatttgtattttatttcatagaaTGTCAGTTGTTAATACCTTGTAGCCTGTGACACATTTGCTTGTCTCTGTACTAGTTTCTCCTGGAATGGAGGCCTggattttcatctttgagagggcaatgccattttcattttacaaggGCACTTCCACTAAAAAATCTTTATGTTCATGGAACACTTTTGCTCCAAGGCCAAGTCAAGTTAAAACCTACTTGGCACTATGTGGATTTCCCCTTGAATAATTCTCAgcattttcctcccacatctaaaacaaaaaactccCTTCATGTCTTCTCTCCCTTGGGttcttgggtggatttcacagaggtagtcctaacttaggactagtcctaggcaatgctaagagatagggcCAGTCCTAATTTAGGGTGAGTTACTGGTCGCATTtcttagggctagtcctaagttaggactacctttgtgaaatccaccccagggctaGTACAGTGATAAAGAAcccttttctgagagtccttcgGGTTCACAAccagtatttataaatgaaaaaatgaaatgaaaaaaccATCTCCCAGTTTCGCTCGACCCTCTATGCTGTGAGACTCTTGTGATTATTGTGGTGTACTTGTTTTGTCCATTGCTTTAACAGAGTTGGCGAAACATCCGGATAAACTCAACCATCATCAGAAAATCGGAATCAGGTATGACGAGAAGcaacatttctttttattttagaaTTTTTGTAATTTCAGAAAAACACAGTCTTTCCACCGATTTGTGAATGTAGTAGCAttagttttttttgttcatccGAATGTTTgagtggcgtgtcatggccaagcagtTAAGGGCACAGGACTCAaagctctgtttttttttcatcagcaGAGGGTGGTTTCAGGTCATGGTTGTGGTACTTGTGTCATTGAACAAGATACTTGCATAATTGTTTCTTCACCATAgttagtttaatgtttttttgccACTTGATTGTTTCTTCACTATAACTACTTGACTGTATATTTATGATAGCACCAAGTAAAGCTTTAAATACTTAAAGACTTACTCCTTTACAACTGCAGGCATTTCGAAGACTTTGAGACACGCATCCCCCGCCCCGAGATGGAGCAACTAGAAACATTGATCAAAGCGGAAATCCTGGATCTGGATCCAGACTACATTGCGACCATCTGTGGCAG
This Asterias amurensis chromosome 21, ASM3211899v1 DNA region includes the following protein-coding sequences:
- the LOC139953134 gene encoding small COPII coat GTPase SAR1B-like, yielding MFIVNWFTDFLSYVGLWKKSGKLVFLGLDNAGKTTLLHMLKDGRMAQHVPTLHPTSESLSMGSLSFTTFDLGGHSQARRVWKDYLPAIDGIVFLIDAADPQRFAEAKAELDSLMTDEMVANAPIVILGNKIDMPTACSEDHIRNCFGLIQQTTGKGNVPQRDLPGRPLELFMCSVLKQQGYGDAFKWLAQYI
- the LOC139953055 gene encoding DNA polymerase beta-like; this encodes MSKRKAPQNENPNQELVDVISELANYEKNVTRQMHKYNAYRKAASIIAKHPEKIKSGKDAQKLNGVGDKIGKKIDEILATGKLQKLEKIRADDTSVAINLMTRVTGIGPAAARKLVDEGITTIEELAKHPDKLNHHQKIGIRHFEDFETRIPRPEMEQLETLIKAEILDLDPDYIATICGSYRRGAASSGDIDILLTHPEFTSKDEKQPELLLSVVKQLEKAAFVTDTISLGETKFMGVCQLPKEEDDKEDHRFRRIDIRIIPQDQYYCGTLYFTGSDMFNKDMRAKAIEAGFTLNEYTIRPMGSTGIIGEALPVNCEKDVFDVIGMKFKKPSERNL